CGAGGTGAGACCGCTGGCCGGTTGTGGGCCGGGAGGTATTCCAAAGCATTGGGCAGGTCAGTATCGCTATTGAACTCGTTGCCCATTTCCCAAGCCCAGATGGCTGGGGAGGTACGGTAGCGGCTGACGACTTCATGGGTGTACTGGCGCATGAAGGCATGGGTCTTACTATTCGGGTTGCCCCATTGATCAATGGGCTCACCCACCAAATCGGGCACGCAGGCATGGAACCAGAACAGCGATGGGATGAGGCCAATATTATGCCGCTCAGCAGCGCGCACGACACCATCAAACCGGCGAAAATACTCCGCGCGATTGGTCTGATAGAGCTGCATATTGCGCGGCCAGAAGCCAGTGCCGGCAAAGCGCACGAATGGAATACGGTTGGTGGCCAGGACACGGAAGCCTTCCTCATACGAGGTATTGGTCGTACTCTGCAAGGTGCGATAAAAGCAGTCGAAGAAATTGATGCCCACGCCGCGATAAGGTTTGCCTTCCAACAGCACGGTGCCGTTGGGACCCTGGGTAAGGCCAAGCGGCTTTTCGGCGCAGCACACGCTGAACACCGCCCAGCAAAAACCGATGGTGAAACAGAATTTTGTTCGCATATAAAGCGATTGGCAAAGACTACTTCTTCGGCAGCATAAGGTTGGCCGGGCGCTGCGTGGTCACGGATACACCAACTGGTAGCTGACAAAGGCCACTTTCTTGCTGTCCGGCGACCAGGAAGGAACGTTGATGGTGCCCTGTCCGCCAAAGAGTTTGGTCAGCAGCCGAATCGGTCCGCCACCCGTTGGCATTATCCGCAACATCACGTCTTTGTTGGCGGGATGGGCGTTGGCCGCAACGTCCTTGTTAAAGCTAAGAAAGACAATCCACTTGCCATCCGGCGATGGATGCGCGAACCAGTTGTGATATCCATCGGCAGCCACGGGCTCCTGCCCTGAGCCATCGGGTTTCATCCGCCAGATCTGCATCATGCCGTCGCGTTCGGAATTGAAGTAGATGTATTTGCCATCCGGGGAATACTCCGGGCCATCGTCCAAACCCGGATTGGTGGTCAAGCGCGTTTCCTCGCCACCTGCGGCAGGAATGGTGTAAACATCATAGTTGCCATTCCGCTCGGCACAATAGGTCAGGGTTTTCCCATCCGGCGACCAGCCATGCCAATACGATGGCGCCAACGGCGTGATCAGCCGGGCCACGCCTCCATCAATCGGCAATACATAAATCTGCGATTTATTCCCAGCCGTCCGCGAACTGACGGCCAACTGCGTGCCGTCGAAGGAAATGCCATGGTCATTGTTGCAGTTTGTGGCCGCACCGGTGTCGAGCAATTGCGGTGTGCTGCCGGGCACGGGTGTGGTTTTCTTGTCACCAGTGACGGGCAGTTTATAGATCCGGCCCTTGCTGTTGAAGAGGAGATATTTTCCATCAGGCGACCAATTCGGCGCCTCAATAGGATCACGCGTGCGATAAACGACGGCGCGATCCGTGGAAGCGATGGCGATGGTTTCCACTGTACACTCGCGAACGGGTGACGCATTGGCCGGTGCGGCCAGCGGCTCAATGGTTACATTGGAAAACAGCGCCGTTTCATTCGTGCTGTTGTCGTGTGAGCAAACGCCCAGGCCAACGTACAACGGCCCCGTGATCGGAATCGGCAAGTACCCCCCGGCAGGCTTCAATTCGCCGCCTTTTTCGGCCAGCCACATTGAGAAATAATTCCCCCGTTTTTCCAAGCGCA
This genomic stretch from Verrucomicrobiota bacterium harbors:
- a CDS encoding cellulase family glycosylhydrolase is translated as MRTKFCFTIGFCWAVFSVCCAEKPLGLTQGPNGTVLLEGKPYRGVGINFFDCFYRTLQSTTNTSYEEGFRVLATNRIPFVRFAGTGFWPRNMQLYQTNRAEYFRRFDGVVRAAERHNIGLIPSLFWFHACVPDLVGEPIDQWGNPNSKTHAFMRQYTHEVVSRYRTSPAIWAWEMGNEFNSDTDLPNALEYLPAHNRPAVSPRDGTPASRTARDYPTHTDLGVAFREFGKAVRQDDPHRLIESGSDFPRTNAWHFYKEHKFGIGDNPEQREFMLGLCAPDPMDLISVHCYNDLLGKSGQRRNAMERLDAIVADSRKLGKPLFVGEFQFPSDFAPDSPEARTHFTAFLAKLDRLQVPLAAVWVFDLSAQESSRNVTATNRRAWQLKLLRDHNEKLARTSNP